In Perognathus longimembris pacificus isolate PPM17 chromosome 23, ASM2315922v1, whole genome shotgun sequence, a single genomic region encodes these proteins:
- the Cd19 gene encoding B-lymphocyte antigen CD19 isoform X3, whose translation MPPPLLLFFLLFLALSGTRPQKPVSVEVEEGYEAVLPCLQNSSDTPSEQLAWYRGNESTPFLELSLGLPGLGIRVGPMGTLLLVSNISEQMGGIYLCKAGPRSQDAWQPGGAVSVKGSGELFRWNASDLGDLNCGLKNRSSGDTRLSSDSPISPLLYVWTEDQAKVQRTELVCDPPRGPQNQSSSQDLSVAPGSTLWLSCGVSPAPVARSSISWTLVRPEKSNIPLLSLSLGEHLPARELGLQGSLLSLPQVTAKDAGTYYCLRGSLTRQMHVKVTARPVVWRWLLKSGGWIIPVVTLVYLIICLGSLVAFLHLRRVLIRSRKRKRMTDPTRRFYKVTPPPGNGTQNQYGNVLSLPTPGAGAGRVQRWAAGLGGTTRSFGNLSSDTQEAGTRGSRNPPKAGLEEEEGEAYEEPDSEEAYENDSNLGGQDQRCQDGSGYENPEGKSLGPEDEDSFSNDSYQNADEELVQPVTRTTDLLSPHAAWNPSRDATSLGSQSYEDMRGILYTAPQLYSIRPGPNHEEDADSYENMDNPDEPEPVWGGGRHMGAWSTR comes from the exons ATgccacctcctctcctcctcttctttctcctcttcctcgccCTCTCAGGAACCAGGCCTCAGAAACCAGTGTCGGTGGAGGTGGAAG AGGGATACGAGGCTGTGCTGCCCTGTCTCCAGAATTCCTCAGACACCCCCTCTGAGCAGCTGGCCTGGTATCGGGGGAACGAGTCTACACCCTTCTTAGAGCTGAGCTTGGGGTTACCAGGCCTGGGCATCCGAGTAGGGCCCATGGGCACCCTGCTTCTCGTCTCCAACATCTCGGAGCAGATGGGTGGCATCTACCTGTGCAAGGCAGGCCCTCGCTCCCAGGATGCCTGGCAGCCTGGCGGGGCAGTGAGCGTGAAGGGCAGCg GGGAGCTGTTCCGTTGGAATGCTTCAGACTTAGGTGACTTGAACTGTGGACTAAAGAACCGGTCCTCAGGGGACACCAGGCTCTCTTCTGATTCGCCCATCAGCCCCTTGCTGTATGTGTGGACTGAGGACCAAGCCAAGGTCCAGAGGACAGAGCTTGTGTGTGACCCACCAAGGGGCCCACAGAACCAGAGCTCTAGCCAAG ACCTCAGTGTGGCCCCTGGCTCTACGCTCTGGCTGTCCTGTGGAGTATCCCCTGCTCCTGTAGCCAGAAGCTCTATCTCCTGGACCCTTGTGCGCCCGGAGAAGTCTAACATCCCATTGCTGAGCCTAAGCCTAGGGGAACATCTCCCAGCCAGAGAGCTAGGGCTCCAGGGGTCTCTTCTTTCACTACCTCAGGTCACAGCTAAAGACGCTGGTACTTACTATTGTCTCCGTGGCAGCCTGACCAGGCAGATGCACGTGAAGGTCACAGCCCGGCCAG TAGTATGGCGCTGGCTGCTGAAGTCGGGTGGCTGGATAATCCCAGTTGTGACTTTGGTTTATCTTATCATCTGCCTGGGTTCTCTGGTGGCTTTTCTTCATCTTCGAAGAG TCCTGATCCGGAGTAGGAAGAGAAAACGAATGACTGATCCCACTAGGAG ATTCTACAAAGTGACACCTCCCCCGGGAAACGGGACTCAGAATCAGTATGGGAACGTGCTCTCCCTTCCCACTCCAGGTGCTGGCGccg GACGTGTCCAGCGTTGGGCTGCAGGTCTGGGGGGCACCACCAGGTCTTTTGGAAACCTCAGCAGCGACACGCAGGAGGCTGGAACCAGGGGGTCCCGAAACCCTCCTAAAGCGG GactagaagaagaggaaggggaagcctACGAGGAACCAGATAGTGAGGAGGCCTATGAAAACGACTCCAACCTCGGGGGACAGGACCAGCGCTGCCAGG ATGGCAGCGGCTATGAGAACCCTGAAGGCAAGTCCTTAGGTCCTGAGGATGAGGACTCCTTCTCCAATG ATTCTTACCAGAATGCAGATGAAGAGCTGGTCCAGCCAGTTACCAGGACAACAG ACCTGCTGAGCCCCCATGCTGCCTGGAACCCCAGCCGAGATGCAACCTCCCTTG GGTCACAGTCCTACGAGGACATGAGAGGGATCCTGTACACAGCCCCCCAGCTCTACTCAATTCGGCCTGGTCCCAATCATGAGGAAG ATGCAGATTCTTATGAGAACATGGATAATCCTGATGAACCAGAACCAGTGTGGGGAGGAGGGCGTCACATGGGGGCCTGGAGTACCAGGTGA